The following coding sequences are from one Planctomycetota bacterium window:
- a CDS encoding ATPase, T2SS/T4P/T4SS family, with product MARSRKRLGEILVGWGVVTQEQADKAAAVAKGAGKRMGEALVDMGAAKEDQVAKALANQFGMEYVDLAANGVADRIDLKLIPDDLVKKHQVLPFGRTGNRMQLLVHDPMHLELFDLLRFRLNVELDLKLTSRAQIKKYLDAAASGTARKFGQGESLVTESIDKSVDKSVDRSLDKSIDVTDDDAPIVKLCNRIIAEAVRSRASDIHIEPMGDRVRLRYRIDGVCIERDNLPKRMQNALLSRFKLMSGVNIAEKRVPQDGRIKFTVDDTSIDFRVSACPAYHGESIVLRILRPDSVRIGLPNLGFEPDNLAIFNRIIRRPNGIFLVTGPTGSGKTTTLYSALDVLNRPDKKIITAEDPVEYNFEGINQCQVREHIGLSFTAILRSMLRQAPNIILVGEIRDKEVAEIAVQAALTGHLVFSTLHTNDAPSAITRLIDIGVKPFLVASSIQAVMAQRLIRLLCKECKRVANPDELDHKYLNLTGITLDEAVGKVHRPVGCGHCNSTGYRGRQAIFEMMVMNTQIRELAFNLAPISDIRRAAIANGMRTLVEDGKIKILKGATTADEIARSTQVDLETADKA from the coding sequence ATGGCTCGATCGAGAAAGCGACTCGGTGAGATCCTCGTCGGATGGGGCGTCGTGACGCAGGAGCAGGCCGACAAGGCCGCCGCTGTCGCCAAGGGCGCGGGCAAGCGCATGGGCGAGGCCCTCGTCGACATGGGCGCCGCCAAGGAAGATCAGGTTGCCAAGGCCCTCGCCAACCAGTTCGGCATGGAGTACGTCGACCTGGCGGCCAACGGCGTGGCCGACCGCATCGACCTCAAGCTCATCCCCGACGATCTCGTGAAGAAGCACCAGGTCCTTCCCTTCGGGCGCACCGGCAACCGGATGCAGCTCCTCGTCCACGACCCGATGCACCTGGAACTGTTCGACCTCCTGCGCTTCCGCCTGAACGTCGAGCTCGACCTGAAGCTCACCAGCCGCGCCCAGATCAAGAAGTACCTCGACGCCGCCGCCTCGGGCACCGCGCGCAAGTTCGGGCAGGGCGAGAGCCTCGTCACCGAGTCCATCGACAAGTCTGTGGACAAGTCCGTCGACCGCTCGCTGGACAAGTCCATCGACGTCACCGACGACGACGCGCCGATCGTGAAGCTGTGCAACCGCATCATCGCCGAGGCCGTCCGCTCGCGCGCCAGCGATATCCACATCGAGCCGATGGGCGACCGTGTGCGCCTCCGCTACCGCATCGACGGCGTGTGCATCGAGCGCGACAACCTGCCCAAGCGCATGCAGAACGCCCTGCTCTCGCGATTCAAGCTCATGTCGGGCGTGAACATCGCCGAGAAGCGCGTCCCCCAGGACGGACGCATCAAGTTCACCGTCGACGACACGTCGATCGACTTCCGTGTCTCGGCCTGCCCGGCGTATCACGGCGAGTCCATCGTTCTGCGCATTCTGCGCCCCGACAGCGTCCGCATCGGGCTGCCCAACCTCGGCTTCGAGCCCGACAACCTCGCCATCTTCAACCGCATCATCCGGCGCCCCAACGGCATCTTCCTCGTCACCGGGCCCACCGGCTCGGGCAAGACCACCACCCTCTACTCCGCCCTCGACGTCCTCAACCGCCCCGACAAGAAGATCATCACCGCCGAGGACCCCGTCGAGTACAACTTCGAGGGCATCAACCAGTGCCAGGTGCGCGAGCACATCGGGCTCTCGTTCACCGCCATCCTCCGCTCGATGCTCCGCCAGGCGCCCAACATCATCCTGGTGGGCGAAATCCGCGACAAGGAAGTCGCCGAGATCGCCGTTCAGGCGGCCCTGACCGGGCACCTGGTCTTCTCGACCCTGCACACCAACGACGCGCCCAGCGCCATCACGCGACTCATCGACATCGGCGTGAAGCCGTTCCTCGTCGCGTCGTCCATCCAGGCCGTCATGGCCCAGCGCCTGATCCGCCTGCTGTGCAAGGAATGCAAGCGGGTGGCCAACCCCGACGAACTCGATCACAAGTACCTGAACCTGACGGGCATCACCCTCGACGAGGCCGTCGGCAAGGTGCACCGCCCCGTCGGCTGCGGGCACTGCAACAGCACAGGCTACCGCGGGCGCCAGGCCATCTTCGAGATGATGGTCATGAACACCCAGATCCGCGAGCTCGCCTTCAACCTCGCGCCCATCTCCGACATCCGGCGCGCCGCCATCGCCAACGGCATGCGCACCCTCGTCGAGGACGGCAAGATCAAGATCCTCAAGGGCGCCACCACCGCCGACGAGATCGCCCGCTCCACCCAGGTTGACCTCGAAACCGCCGACAAGGCCTAG
- a CDS encoding phosphopantothenoylcysteine decarboxylase → MQPDTPPDPIRILITAGPTHEPIDGVRFLGNRSSGRMGTALATDAARRGWRVTLLMGPATVLPTDPAVTVVRFRTCADLQALLRTHVADADVLVMAAAVADYRPKVDPMFFGGKFRRTSENLRLELEPTPDLLAEVASTRRAGQMLVGFALEPREELLESARAKLERKRVDMVVGNPLETMDSADVEAVVMYAGGGEDRTPARMTKHEFAPWLLDLIAKRVRR, encoded by the coding sequence ATGCAGCCCGATACCCCGCCCGACCCGATCCGCATCCTGATTACCGCCGGCCCGACGCACGAGCCCATCGACGGGGTGCGATTCCTCGGGAATCGCTCGTCTGGGCGCATGGGCACGGCCCTCGCGACCGACGCCGCCCGCCGGGGGTGGCGCGTCACGCTGCTCATGGGCCCGGCGACGGTGCTGCCGACGGACCCGGCGGTGACGGTCGTGCGGTTTCGCACCTGCGCGGACCTCCAGGCGTTGCTTCGGACGCACGTCGCGGACGCGGACGTGCTGGTGATGGCGGCGGCGGTGGCGGACTATCGCCCGAAGGTCGATCCGATGTTCTTCGGGGGGAAGTTCCGGCGGACAAGCGAGAACCTCCGTCTGGAACTGGAACCGACCCCGGATCTGCTGGCGGAGGTCGCCTCGACCAGGCGGGCCGGGCAGATGCTGGTGGGGTTCGCCCTGGAGCCGCGCGAGGAACTGCTCGAATCGGCCCGCGCCAAGCTCGAGCGCAAGCGCGTCGACATGGTGGTCGGAAACCCGCTGGAAACGATGGACAGCGCGGACGTCGAGGCGGTCGTGATGTACGCCGGGGGGGGCGAAGACCGCACCCCGGCCCGCATGACCAAGCACGAGTTCGCGCCCTGGCTGCTGGATCTCATCGCGAAGCGGGTGCGCCGGTGA
- a CDS encoding pseudouridine synthase codes for MKDRARRAGGKTGGGPARTPPGYAGAGERPAAGGQKSPGAARARPFAGAAPARIGKPGRAGKPDRAAKPGRTDAAAAAGERNDGGAEPGAPARETWLHGGIRVVHEDEDVLVVDKPAGLATVSPPGLRTPSVFDEIKGYVRDKVRRRGTRVWVIHRLDKEASGLLVFAKTEKAFHWLKEEFRAKRVHRLYAAVVEGEIESFVPGDTGGADAPAEEGTSAESGGARAKRRRAAQSPGGTIQSFLYEDERGVVRSVSSPGDAPRGAGVEDDDGGGGAKLAVTHWQAQRVGSGRSLLQVRLETGRKHQIRAHLASVGRVIVGDRRYGCTQDPLGRVCLHAFELGFARPRDGQTVRFVSPTPGSFFGLVGREARKSERAGRTGDGGAELVRSASEGVTAAAGGERTGQAASTAPKGDRSAPGPTATPDEGEARAGRSARESSWDHVASWYDQLLESRGSDHHEQVIVPGALRLLSPGPGSRVLDVACGQGVLCRALAGLGAQVVGVDASEKLVEAARRLGAGRGAGAGTPEPRYVVGDARELEAALGSDARETFDQACCVMALMNIDPLSPVAQGVAAMLRPGGAFVGVVLHPAFRAPGQTSWAWETGSGAGAGTGASGGGPEAGRAGQPVSLGGHQVRLTGAKFGVRGGGARVMTLGGRPVLGMRAPLGPARAGAPVRDGPRGAASFGVRARPAGAPVFRQFRRVDGYLTPGQKAIVMNPGAAAHGATAVTTVTYHRPVQSYVRAFADAGLLVESLEEWASLRVSQPGPRAAEENRARREIPMFLALRCVKVGRVDDRG; via the coding sequence GTGAAAGACCGGGCACGACGCGCGGGCGGGAAGACGGGCGGCGGCCCCGCGCGCACGCCGCCCGGGTACGCGGGGGCTGGAGAGCGGCCCGCGGCGGGCGGGCAGAAGTCGCCCGGCGCGGCACGGGCTCGCCCGTTCGCCGGGGCGGCGCCTGCGAGGATTGGCAAGCCGGGACGTGCGGGGAAACCGGATCGGGCGGCCAAGCCGGGCCGGACGGACGCCGCCGCTGCGGCGGGCGAGCGCAACGACGGCGGTGCGGAGCCGGGCGCGCCGGCGCGCGAGACGTGGCTGCACGGCGGGATCCGGGTGGTGCACGAGGACGAGGACGTGCTGGTGGTGGACAAGCCGGCCGGGCTGGCGACGGTGTCGCCCCCGGGGCTGCGAACGCCCAGCGTGTTCGACGAGATCAAGGGGTATGTGCGCGACAAGGTTCGCCGGCGCGGCACGCGGGTGTGGGTGATCCATCGGCTCGACAAGGAAGCGTCGGGGCTGCTGGTGTTTGCCAAGACCGAGAAGGCGTTCCACTGGCTGAAGGAAGAGTTCCGCGCCAAGCGGGTGCACCGGCTGTACGCCGCGGTCGTCGAGGGGGAGATCGAGTCGTTCGTGCCGGGCGACACGGGCGGGGCCGATGCGCCGGCGGAGGAAGGCACGTCGGCGGAGAGCGGCGGCGCGCGGGCGAAGCGGCGGCGCGCGGCGCAGTCGCCGGGCGGGACGATCCAGAGTTTCCTGTACGAGGACGAGCGGGGCGTCGTGCGGAGCGTGTCGAGCCCGGGCGATGCGCCGCGGGGCGCGGGCGTGGAAGACGACGACGGGGGCGGCGGGGCCAAGCTCGCGGTGACGCACTGGCAGGCGCAGCGCGTGGGGTCCGGACGCAGTCTGCTGCAGGTGCGGCTCGAGACCGGGCGCAAGCACCAGATCCGGGCGCACCTGGCGTCGGTCGGCCGGGTGATCGTCGGCGACCGTCGGTACGGCTGCACGCAAGACCCGTTGGGGCGGGTATGCCTGCACGCGTTCGAACTGGGGTTCGCCAGGCCCCGCGACGGGCAGACGGTGCGGTTCGTGAGCCCGACGCCGGGGTCGTTCTTCGGGCTGGTGGGGCGCGAGGCTCGCAAGTCTGAGCGTGCGGGCCGCACGGGCGACGGCGGCGCGGAGCTCGTGCGATCAGCGAGCGAGGGCGTGACAGCGGCTGCCGGCGGCGAACGGACGGGGCAGGCGGCGAGTACAGCGCCGAAAGGCGATCGCTCCGCGCCGGGGCCCACCGCGACGCCCGACGAGGGCGAAGCGCGCGCGGGTCGGTCGGCGCGCGAGTCGTCGTGGGATCACGTGGCGTCGTGGTACGACCAGTTGCTGGAATCACGCGGGAGCGATCATCACGAGCAGGTGATCGTGCCCGGGGCGCTGCGGCTGCTGTCGCCCGGGCCGGGGTCGCGGGTGCTGGACGTGGCGTGCGGGCAGGGCGTGCTGTGCCGCGCGCTGGCGGGGCTGGGCGCGCAGGTCGTGGGCGTGGACGCGTCGGAGAAACTGGTCGAGGCGGCGCGTCGGCTGGGCGCCGGGCGCGGCGCGGGGGCGGGGACGCCCGAGCCGCGGTACGTGGTGGGCGACGCGCGGGAGTTGGAAGCCGCGCTGGGGAGCGACGCGCGGGAGACGTTCGACCAGGCGTGCTGCGTGATGGCGCTGATGAACATCGACCCGCTGAGCCCGGTGGCGCAGGGCGTGGCGGCGATGCTGCGACCGGGCGGGGCGTTCGTGGGCGTGGTGCTGCACCCGGCGTTCCGCGCGCCCGGGCAGACGAGTTGGGCGTGGGAAACCGGCAGCGGCGCGGGCGCCGGCACGGGCGCGAGCGGGGGCGGACCAGAGGCGGGGCGTGCGGGGCAGCCGGTGTCACTCGGGGGGCACCAGGTCCGACTGACGGGCGCGAAGTTCGGCGTTCGCGGCGGCGGGGCGCGGGTGATGACGCTGGGCGGGCGCCCGGTGCTGGGCATGCGGGCGCCGCTGGGGCCGGCGCGGGCGGGAGCGCCCGTGCGGGACGGGCCGCGCGGGGCGGCGTCGTTCGGCGTGCGGGCGCGCCCGGCGGGTGCGCCGGTGTTCCGCCAGTTCCGCCGCGTGGACGGGTATCTGACGCCCGGGCAGAAGGCGATCGTGATGAACCCCGGTGCCGCGGCGCACGGGGCGACGGCGGTGACGACGGTCACGTATCACCGCCCCGTCCAGTCGTACGTGCGCGCGTTCGCGGACGCCGGGCTGCTCGTGGAATCACTAGAAGAGTGGGCGAGCCTGCGGGTGAGCCAGCCGGGCCCGCGGGCGGCGGAAGAAAATCGTGCGCGCCGGGAGATCCCGATGTTCCTGGCGCTGCGTTGCGTGAAGGTGGGACGTGTCGATGACCGGGGCTGA